CGGCACGCTTGATACGAAATATACGACCCGGCGCGGCTGTAGCTGACTCTTTATGGTGGGGTGTGCTCGTGACGTGAATTATTAGCCCTTCGACTCTCGGCGGACCCTCCGGGGGTAGGTTTGCGCGCGGGCGTGGCCTACCGAGGTGGCAGGCGTGGCCCCGACGCCACCCTCGAAAAACCTGCTCGCCTCCTCGTCCTCTACCCCCAAGGATACACGGAGAATTGATTCCGGACGGATTCCATTTCTTACGCCGTCGTCCTTTTCTTGCTGCTCCGCTCGGAGGACACCGTGCTCCGAACGGATCGACGCCAACCCCCTTACAAGTACCAACTTCCAACCCCCTTTGACACACCGTTCGGTGTTTCACTCTGAGACTCCAATTGATTCAAttcaaattgtaaattgtaaattgtaaattgtaaattcgaaattgtaaattgtaaattcgaaattgtaaattgtaaattcgaAATTGTAAATTAGCGTTACTCGGGAAAGGTTCTCTCGTTCGCCAAACTTATTTCTGCGGTTCATAATCTTGTTGAACCTACTCACCGTTTCGACGAGACCACGGTTCGAAGAGACGCCGTTTTATTAGgattgaatcgcgttatcgCTACTTCAATTTCAATCGATACGCCGCGCGATGTCGTTTTCAACACATCCGACGCAACGCTACTGGTTCGTGTTCCCCCTTGGTTAGGAAAATTCGGAAGCCTGATTGAAAAGCGAAGAAAACTTTATGACAAATGCCACCAACGGACCATCAAACTTTAACCGTTTTATTACCTTCTACGAATCCTTCCTTTCTGACCCGTTTATTTCATCTTTTTCTTCTGCTTGAAATTTCCGAGTTTTTCTCGTGAAAAGTGTGTACCGTCTCCGAAAAGAACCCTCTGCAGATCCGCGAGTATTCGCATAGTTGTCGATACCTAGAAAATCCTATTGCATTAGCAAAATAGGAAAGCCGGAAAGTCTGCAGTTATCTGGATTCCCCTCGAGAATCGACCAAGAAACTCTCGGAATCTCCATGTTTCTCGAGCAGAGGGCTGTGTAGCGAAAGGTGGTTCCACCATCTTCCCGCAGGAAGAGCAAGTTGTACGAGTGGATGAGGGCCGACCAGATGCCGGAGGAGGGAAACAGACGCAGAAAGGGATGGAACGAGCTTCGGAGGAGGAGGGAGACCAGCGGAGCTCTGTGCCTGCGTTTGTACAGTGGTAATGGGCTGTCAGAAGCAGACGTTCGCTGCTCCTGCCTTATATACGAACACACACCGTTACGCTCCTCCTGGCTCGGTTCCTATCGGCTTGCTCGTATTATCAACCCCACTGATTGCACCTCCCCCCGGCCACCCTTCTCGTTCTCTTCCTTCGATAACGTCTTCCCGTGGACCCATCGACTGGTATAACCAGTCAATTGTGCGCGTACCGCTCAACGACAATTTTCAAATACCGTGCACGGAATCATTCATCCACGAGATAACGCATTCTCCGTGATTCGACATGGCTCTTTTCTTCgccttcttcctttttctcgaGTAATCGACGATTCGATGGATACTGTGTTCTCTAGTTACCGATTCAACCATACAAGCTGACCTTTTCACCGCTTCAGTCTTCTGAAAATCACATTTCACTCGATGCATTCTCTCGAAATTATTCGGATTTTCAAATTATGGATTTTCAAACcataataaaattccatttagGCTTGTTACGGGACACGATTTTCAAGCATTCGCCTTTAGAAAACCTATTCAAAATCCAGTCGAATACTTAATGGATACTTGGAAAAATAGTCAACTGGGAGAATCTCGATATTTCCAATAGACTTTCCAAAGTTTCTCAAATCTAACTTTCACCCAAACTGGATCAATACTTGGACACTTTACAATGTAGAACATTCCTGATATGAATTTCATTGATGGTTCACGTACAGTGAAagatttttcattcattcttcCAGCTACATCGACCTCTTGTACCGTCTGCCCTTTCATCGATCCTATAGATTCTATAGATTCTACGGATTCTATAGACTCTATGGagatatttgttttatttcatcaTTTCTGGGGAGAAAAAATCTTTCTCCCTCCGGATTTTAAGCGGTGCCACGTGCTCGCCGGCTATCTCCAACGTGCCTATCCCTCTCTCGGAGTGATCAATACTGTAGGTCTTCTGCGGAAGACAGGTATGTGACTGGTCCAGATTTCAATTTGGAGACTACACAGGCGAAAAAACGATTCTCCTCCTTTTGGAGTCGTGTCGTCTTCGAAAacgattcaatttttatctggAAATGTGCAAACTTCTGTTTAATAATCTCTTTTCTTTAGTAACAATCAAAAATCTGACCAACGCTTTCCGTTTAAACACATTTTCAATCAGAAATTACAACTATAGCTGAAAAACACTTTGATCGTTTGCTTCTAATCGTTCTTTACTATTGTAGATTAAACAATGCGATTCAAGCTTTCGCGCATTCTTTTCAAGCTTTAACTATAAATCTACATGAATAATCATTTGACTATTTCAAACTTAAAGTAACACACCAGTGCTACCGACGACGGTGCTACAAACTAAAGGTTCGCTTTCAAAATGCCGGACGTTTTAAAGCCCTTTAATCGGGGACGGTTTTGTATACGTTAGCAATCTAATATTACAATGATACGATATCGCGATAAAATCTCAACGCAATTATAGATTAACGAATCCTATTTGGTGCCGTCCAATCTCGCCTTTAAATGAATCCACCTCTCCCACAGCAGAGAGGGCAATGTTTTCTGTACAGGTAGTAAAGATCTTCCGGAGGAACCCCAGTTGCATCGACATTCgattgtttttgttttcaatCTATTCTCAAGATCCAGAAATCTGTACTTGACTTCAACAAATGTTTGTGCCGTGATTCCTTTGTGTAGAAGTAACCTCcgtcaatttttcttatttcaagaCTCGAAAGTTTTGCAATTtccattcaaactttcaaacctacAAACTTATTTCTAgtgaaagaaatataacattccaTATCCACTCAGATCAGCTTTTCGTATTCTGCAACAGCATAGAGATGCTGTTTTGAATGCAAACTATGCACAGAGGAAATCTGATCATGAGTGATTAATTAAATGCTCTTGATACGTAAGGTGCTGATCAACTTGACAGTTCTAGCTGTGATTCTGGTGCTGTTTTATTGTTATCAGACATCAAATGGTAGACATTGGTTGGCACACACCGTTCCAGAACAGGAAAGTACCTCGACAACAAAGTCGAGTAGCTTTGGAGAAGATGAAACGTCCAATGCGCTTCTCGAGATTGAAAAGGTTTATTATAATGTCTGGTGCATTTTCACAAAAGTTGCTAGTAACTCACCGATGAAAAGGAAGTTTGAGATTTTTGCAGAATCTTTGCTCAGATTATCTTCTGTTGACATTGTGTTTCATGTAATAACCGATGATGACAGTAAGGACGTCGCAGAAAATGTGTTGGAAGGGATCTTGTTGTCGACAGAAAAGTTTATGAAGGTAAATATAATGTTCCGTGTTGGGAAACCCGTAAACGAACCAATAAAGAATTTCATACTTAACGCTACAATTCCATGGCTTGTacgattaatcgattaatcCATTTCTTCTGATTGATTTAGGTGCAATATTACGATGTCCACGAACTGGCATCCCAATTGGAAGACATTGTATCGGTAATGTCTCCACATTTCAGTAGTAAACCAGGAACATACTACTCGGATGCATTGTTTTTCTTATCTCTGGGTTTGCATCGTATAGCTCCGATAGAACAAAGTTTTGCGGTAATGTTCGATGCCGATACAAAGTTTCGTAAGGATATCAAGGAACTGTTCGAGGAATTTAACAGTTTCGGAGAGCAAGCCCTATTCGGTCTAGCTCCGGAGCTTACTCCGGTTTACAGACACGTTTTGTATCTGTATCGCAACAAACATCCGAATACATTTTTCGGAGAACCTGCCAAGTCGGGCGGTTACCCTGGCTACAACAGTGGGGTAGTACTTTTCAACTTGGATAGATTACGAAATTCTTCTGCCTACAATAATATCGTTAAAAAGGAAAGCGTCGACGCGATGactgaaaaatatcattttaaggTAGCTGTTCGAATGGAACAATTCATGGAAttggattatttttataatattaattatcaatggGAATACCTGCTTTCAGGGACATTTGGGAGATCAAGACTTCTACACGCTCCTAGGAATGGAAAGGCCAGAGTTGATTCACACCATTGATTGTGGTTGGAATAGGCAGTTGTGTACGTGGTGGAGAGACCGTGGTTATGCGGATGTGTTTGGAAATTATTCGAGGTGCGATTCGGAAACAAAATTATGGCACGGGAACTGCAATACTCCAATACCTGACAATTAATTAATGTTCGgcgtaatcatttttatatgaacATAAACATGACAATACGAGAGATCTCTTTTTCAATGATTGTTAGTGGATTTTTAAGGTGGATAATGTAGCTGTACCTGGTGCTGTTCAAGCGTTACATTGACAAGATTTTTTCAGAATGGGCAGCTCCGAATCAGTGATTGTTCGTTCGACGACGATACACGTTCATATCTTTCATTGtgataacaatatatttataaaaattgtttagtcTGTAAGCGAGATTGTTTCGCAGTGCCTATGAACTAGTTTGTAAGATGTTAATTTTCAgtgttgtatattttaaatatacattcgAAATAGAATACATACCACATTTCTGTCCTCGTAGGAGATGGGTGCTACTCTGTACAAAATGCCAACAATAAAAGATATATGTTAAGGATGCTACTGTACCAGCATGTTTTTttctactattaaaatatttacaagaatACATAATTCTGTTACTTTAATACCTGTAGTTTTCACGAatgtaagaatattattaaaatctactgactttttcttatatattattcacCTGTAGATCCTATCATCGGTCGTCTTGAATAAAAAGCAATGGCTTTTCTTGTTCGACTTTAATGGAACTGTAAGCGATACGTATATAAATAGGATTGACGCAGTATCATTATATTTGTTTACGTAAGGAaagtattaaatacaatatcgACAGTATACGCTATTCACAATACTACATACACTTATCGGACACGATTACCATTAGCTCTATAGAATATTCCCTCTCATTCTCGGAATCCATCAAAGAAATCACCGCTCCAGGTGTCTTGACTAACGATAAGAATTCTTCTGTAAAGCAACGTTATTTTCAACCAAGTATCAAcgcaacaatatatttttcactgaactgTTTAAACTGTGTGTATACAATACCTGTAAAACATTCTTCGGAACAATTCTTAATACAGTACCTTTAGTGGTCCGGTAATAATCGGTAATAATCGGTAATAATCAGCAAAAATGTAAACAGTGTAAAAACAAAAAGCGCAAGTCTTTTGTTAAATGATTTTTCGTTGTATCGAAGGGAACATAAATTAGAACAGCATCACCGTCATACAATTCAAACACAACTCTCGATTAAGATTATCATTACCATCATACGGATTATCATCCTACGACTGACCAGATTATCTCttgaaaaggagaaaaacaaAAAGACTATTCTGAGTTATATACGCACACCCTACTGTATATCTAGATTCGTTGTACggtacataaaataaaagatgTCACCTTTGGTCCCAGTGATAGAAACTTAAATGTTAAACGATTGGTTAGGACGTGTGTGTTAGTCGACGTAGGTTTAACCATTTAGACCTAACTCTGTACGTGTATGTACGTATGTGTTTCTGTGTGTTGTgtgcgcacgcacgcacgcgcgcgcttTTCTTTCGAGGGTAGAACAGAATGGTTGAGCGAACTAGAATGTAAAGGAAAAACTTAACAAGAAAAATCGCGTGGACTGCATCGCGTAATGAGCAAACTCGTTTCGAACGAACCCGAACGGTTCGTTGACTATTTGGACACGATAATGCGAACACTCTCCTCTGCCTTGTTTGTTCATATCGGAAAAGAAAACTTTACACGTTTATGCAATATGTACACTTTCGATCATTTAACGACAACCCTTCCTTTTCTGGTTGTCTGACTTTTTACACACGATATTTACATACGAATGATTTTCAAAACCGAACAAAAAATATATGCGTATACGAATAAATTCCTCagtttcgatgaatttttttacCCCTGCGACTTTATCAACAGCACCAAGCGCCATCTTGGATACGATGAATTTGAATAATCCGCCGTTAGGAATGGAAAGCGCTTAACATCTCTCTGCAGCCTGCAATCATAAATTTTCGTTAACTTGTAATCCGacgataaaatgtttaaaagctGCTTGAGAAAAGTACGAGAATCGAATTCATGGTATTATTCAAGATCCAGTGTTTCGTTTCCTTGTATATTCCCTATGTCTGATCGTTCCGTAATCTACCTTTTTCAAGGAGCccacaataataacaacaacagcaacaacaacaacaacaacaataataataatgataatgataataataatagaatgtcCGCGACACGGTCGCCCCGATCACGTCAAGATGCTTACGCTCTTCAGATTTTCGCGACCACCAAAGTTTCGAATCGATTCCAACAACATGTCCCTCGTATCTACTTGGACAGGCATTGATTTCGGTCTGGCGGTTTTCAAGGTGACCCCCGTGATAACAGGCATCGTAGGCGGTCTAGGTGGTTGAGGAATAACAGATGGCTCTTTCTTGTGTTCTTTCGTGTTGTTTTGGTTGCAGTGTTCTTCGTTTGCGGTCGAAATCTTGAAACTCTTTACAGTAGGCACGGGCTGCTGGCCGCCTTTGGTACCAATAATGCCATTCCGAAAAGGGAAGGTTCCCTGATTTTGGGGCTGCGCACCTACTACCGTGGCGAATCTGTTGGGTTTCGACGTGTCTCGGTTACCGGCGTTGCTTAGGCGCTGCTCGCCGACGGCATTATTGCTTCCCTCGGAATCGACGCGTTCGTTCTGCTTGTTCGAAGTAATTTCAATTTGGACATCCGAGGCCCGATTCAAGGTGGATCGTTTCGGTTTCGGCCGAAGGCAGACGTCTTGGCCGAAGGCCTTGGACAATTCCCGAAAGTTTAGAGGAGTTGTGTCGATCGCTGTATCCGCCGGCGGCGGCTTGGTCTCTGGCAAGCTTTTCTTCAGCTCCACTCCAGTCACCACGGGTTTATCGCTCGCTGGCTTCGACTCTATACGAACCTTGTTCAATACCGGCCTCTTAAAGCCCGTCGCAGTTGTATGCGTGATTAATTTCTTGGCTAATTCATTGGGTTCTCTCCTCTctgtaatttcaatttgattgcCCTTTTGCGGGGCCTTGTGCGGTTTCGTTTTGTTGTTGAAGTCGATCGAGCCGCTCGTCTCGTCCCTAATGCCGTTTATATTTACAACGGTTTTATTGCCGTTCACCTTGCGAGCGTCCAATTTGTAATCCGTGTCCCTTTTAATATGAACATTGACGCTCGGTCGCTCGGACCAGCTGCCCAAACTTATCGCTGGCGGTCCGGAATAGGTGTAACGCTTCGCGGTGGTCGCCGGTGGTATTTTCTTCGTGTCCGCCTCAGGTTTCTTGTCGGTGCAAGTCGATACTACATTCGAGTCGATCGAATGTTCCTTGGACGTAGTCTCGGGTCTGAAAGTCAATTATACCGATTACGCTTCGAACTCTCTcgttcttttctctcttccaaAGACGTACCTCGTTTTCTCAGGTAATACTGTGTCATCAGATTCTTTGGGCACATTTTCCTCCGACTGTTGAGCATTTTTCAACTGCGGTAAAATGCTTTTCAGTACCTGGAATACGATCGAACCGATTAGAAACCTAGCAAAGTCTATATAAGTTAAAGCATATACCTGTAAAGACTGCAGTTGCTTCTCTTTGGTGGGTTCCTCTTGCCGCTTCAGAATGTTGTCCCGCCATTGTGAGAACTTTTCGATGCTCCTGGTTGCATTCAGGTTGCTGATGCTCGTTGCTTTCTTCATCCCGGCGTCGTCCATTGCCGCCGCGTTTCTATTCTTCCCGGCATGTTCGTCATCACGCGTGGTCTCTTGAAACTTGGACTTGTCGCACACAGACACGTAGCTCTTCGACCTATGAATATTAGTCTTTTCGTTACCCGATTGCCTATGCAGGGATTCCGTATGTATCTTTGGTTCCAGCTTTCTATCACCGGTGTCATCCACCTTCGTCTTCACCTGCGACGTTCCTCCAACGTTCGATTCTTTCGCAGCTCTATCATCCCCATCGACCAAGTTGCTCCTGTTCCTGGAGAGTGTCACGAACGACTTGACGAACCTGTCATCGGTGGTCTTTCCTTGGGATTGCTTCTCCACTTCCTCGAATATGTTCCGACTTTTCTGTCTGGTGTAGGTGGTGATGGTAAAGTTCGACAATGTGTTGTCTATAGGCGCTATCTTGGGAGCGGACGAGTTGTCCGCAACTTTCTTAGACTCGAAATCCACGGTACTCTGAGGAAACGTACCTATTTTGGTCTCCAGTTCGCTGATCATTACCTTCTTCAAATTCGAGTCCGATTTCGATTGCAAATGGAATCTGTCTTGTTTGCTATTTTTCTTGTCTTCTTCGCGAAACACAGATTTCTTGTCCGCCGCTTCTCGTTTCGCTTTCTGTTCTCTGTCGTCCGATGGTTTCGCGTGTTCCTTGAGTTCGGAATCTCGAAAGGATTCGGGCGACGATATCACCTCGTTAAAGTCGTTGAAAACCGGCGAAGTAGAATCCCTGAAGGCACTCGGCGGAGCTGGAAGCTGATACTCCCAATCCGCGATAGACAGATCCTCGTCGGCTGCCGATACATAGTCCGACGTGTCTTGCTGCGAGTTCACCGTTAGATTCGGAGTACTGGTTTTCGCTATCGCACCGTCCGGGAAATCGTTGCTTTGCCGCTGTTTCGAGTCCTCTTCCTCGTTTAAGGTCTTCTCGGCATTCGTTGTTCTCGACTTTGCCTCGACGAGGGAAACGAATCTCTCGACAGGTACTTGACTCAACGTTGAAGCAGGTAAAGAGTTGGACAGCGTGTCCGACACCTTTTGCAGCAAAACGTCCGTCTCCGAGGGGTTGCAATCTGTTAAAAATGTAATCGTGAGACGCGAGTACGACGCGTTGTTGCGAAACTAACAATGTTTGCCCGGTCAAAGAATATATCAAAGTTTTCACAAGTAGAAGAAAcgagaataaacgaataaacgaaaaaGCGTGCGAGAGTTTTGTACACGGTGCAACTTGACCTTGAAGCAACAATCCCCGTGTAACGCGGCGCCATCgctaaagaaaataaagagaataaaggaaataaaggaaaagCAGAAAATTCCAGAAAATGTGAACGAACGAAAGTGTACAACAGACGGGtttcttgaaaataagtagAATACAGAGATGTAGAGAGTCTCGTAGTTATCTCATAAAGATAACGATGCTAcagaaggaagagagagagagagagagagagagagagagagagagaaagagagagagacccGGAGAGAGATTTAAGAACATAATTTATAAGAAGTTACAAATGCAAGTTAAAGGTGATTTTAGTGTCAGATCCTAATCAAGATTCTGCGGTTCTATGGAAAGAAACTAACGTTCGTATCGTCATTCGAGAATGTTTCGAGCGACTTCCTGTAAGATCACAAGGGACAGATCAAAGTGGATGCCCAACACCGTCCGTTAGTAATATGCAACATGCACCTGATGTACCCGATCCGCAACTGGATTCACCTTCACCCTCACCCTGGACGAAACAACGGTGGATATCAGCGGTGTTTCGCTCGGTTCTTGGTTCTTGCGTAACATTTCCACCGAACTGATCCGATCGTGCAGATAATAAACCAACATTGGACGCCACGTTCAGATTTAAAGCGAACGTGATATCCTCCGAATGCGAAGTGAAATGCCTCTTTTGCTTTTCCAACGAGTTGGTTTCAAAATCGTTCGATTTCGACGCCGTTCGAGGGATCCTCGGTCTCCTCGATTCCTTCGCACCTTCCCCGCTTCTGTGCCGATCATTCGCGCGATCGGTGTTGTTCCCTCTCGACTCGGCGTGTTTCTTCTTAAAGAATAAATTCCCGTTGCTCTCGGCCAATTCGGCCAGATGTTCGCACTTTGGCATGGTCGAGATCACTGCGCACAGTTTCTTCTCTTGACCGGCAACCGTTTCGGCGATCGGTGAGCTCTGTCGACGCTGCGTTGCAGGCACAATTGCCAGTTCGCTGTTGGCTGATACTACCTTGATCGGCCGATCTTTTTCTTCCAACGGCAGCGAATCGTAATCGAAGGACGCTTGGCTGTGTTCGATTCCAGGAGTCAAGAACACCTCATCCTCGCTGGTGGAACAGGTGGATGCGACGTCTGGTTTGTCCTGATCCTCCTCGAGTTTCCGATCGGACACGGCGGAACTCGTGCCATCGCCAACAGCGGGTGTTCCCGGAAGGACGTTCGAACTCGCGTCACTCGCAATACTTTTGCTGGCAGAGTGTGCAGGAGGAGGTGGACCTTTTGCGAAATGATCTACGTTGCCGGAGTTCGAGGGTAAAGCTCTACTCAACGGGGAAGGTGGTGCCAACTTGCGCTTCGGAACTTGAGGTCTCACCGACGTGTTACCGCTGGTGGAGGTCTTTCTAGGCTTGGGAAGCGGAACAGGTTCTCCAACTGTActcggaggaaaagaaaaagaagaaaccgtcACCTATAGGTGAAATTAGCAAGCGGGTGGTGGTCGGGAACCGTTTCTCTTGGGAAAGTTTTTGTGCAATCGGCGCAACTTGATTAGAGCATGCAAGATAAGGGTAGCGATAACTACGATACTTTTCTAATTACAGTAAGATCGACTAATATATAGAGCCCTAGTAAGAGACGGAACGGAAACATCGCCGCTAGAAAAGGAGAGTACGAATGATAACGTCTAAACGAATTCTCCGGCTCGACTCTCTAAAATGGAATTCAACTGAATCAAAAACCTATTCCAGCTTTGCGTGGATTCTTCTCTACTCACTAGTCCAGGCGGAGGGGGTTCCAAGATGCTCAGCTTTTTCTCCGACTCTAGCCTACATTCGCTACGCTGGACGATGGGAAGAGACGGCAATTTATCGACATTATTAGGAATCGAATCCACGATGGTCACCGGAATGTCCAAGGGTTTCGTTGAAATCGCGAATATCTGCAGGTTACTCAAAGGCGGCGCCGAAGGATTGGGCCTGTGATTATCGTCCGGATCGTCGAACGAATCTCTACCGACACTAGACAAAATGGATCCGTCGTAGCACTTGGTGGTGCTCACGTTTCCCAACTTTGGCTGCCTACTTTCCATCGACGATGTCTCTAATCGATTACCGGACACGTGATTTTTCACAGAGAAGCTTCGGTGACTCGACAAATTGACCCTTTCGAAACTACCATCCCTCGGCTTGAAATCATTCTGAAAACTCAAACTATACTCGAGCGTTTTAGCTTGATGCCCGCCGTCGCGAACACGGTTGTCCGAGCGAGGGCTTCCCGAACGAAACCCCAACGTTTCGTAGTCCGGCGTGTACTCTGGCTGACGCGCGCGTGCCGATATATTATGCAAATCGGCCAAAGTCTGCATTCTGATCAATCTGCTTCGAGATCTGAGCAAACTCTGACCGCCGCTATCGAATAACTCGACGCTGTCGCGAGCATCGAAATATTCCGAAGAAGGAACGTTCCTACACGCGAAGCTCCGAAACTTGTGAACTTTGGGCCGCGACTTTGAACTTTGGGTTTCTGAGTCCAAGGACGCGGTTAACGACCTGGTCAACCGTACCAACTTGTCGTCGAGCGATTCGTCGTCGTTTCTATTCGTGCCAGACCTACACTCCTCGATCTTGGAGTGCAGTTTCACCTTTTCAGGATCAAAGAGACTTCGATGTCTCCTAATCGTTGCCGTTCCTTCCCCTTCCTCTACCACTCGTTCGAAGCTATTCATCGACACGAAACTGTAGGAATGCACGCTATCCTGTACGCTAGCGCAACTACGTACTAGCTTACCTCTCTTGCTGGGAACTCTAACGTCTACGGGAGCCTCTTCTACGGGCACAGTGTGTCCTTCGTTACTGGGCGGTAACTTAACGTTTACGGATCCTGATCTGTGACGCGATTCGACGTCCATTTTCCCAGCTTTCGCCTCTACGCACACCGTCGAGGATCCCGTATTTGCGAAATCGATCTTTGCACCCACGGTGGTCACCCCGATGTCCGAACTAGCCTTTGGTCGCTCCTCGATGTCCGAGTTGGCTTTGGACGGAGCACCGATGTCCGACGGAGGCTTGGAGGGATCCATGTCCGACGTGAGCGACTCCTCGGAGTCGACGATGCGCTCCAGCGCCTGGGTGGAGATTGCCGACGACAGAGGTCTGGTCACCGGAGGGAGAGGCgcgttccttttctttctcagACCTGTCGAAAACCGCGCGTTCTTGCCAGATGCTCTTATTCGAATAACCAACCTCTACTCTACGTCTGTTTCACGCCTACTTTAAACGAAATTACTGTTCTAACGAAGAGACAAAGAAACTATTAAGTCATATATAAGGGGGATCGTGGGACACAGTACCACGGAAGGAATTCTACCTGTGGAACTCAACGAGGTGCTGCTAATTCCCCGGGAAAGAGTACCAGGAACACTAGCCAAATTGCTGAGGCTCTTACTGGACTGTGAGGTGTGGGCTAACTTTCTCGGCGTCTCGGACGGAAATTTGCTTCTTCTGGGCAGGGTTTCCGGCAGTCTCCCGGCCGAATCAGGATTGTCGCTCA
The window above is part of the Nomia melanderi isolate GNS246 chromosome 2, iyNomMela1, whole genome shotgun sequence genome. Proteins encoded here:
- the Xxylt gene encoding xyloside xylosyltransferase isoform X1 gives rise to the protein MLLIRKVLINLTVLAVILVLFYCYQTSNGRHWLAHTVPEQESTSTTKSSSFGEDETSNALLEIEKVYYNVWCIFTKVASNSPMKRKFEIFAESLLRLSSVDIVFHVITDDDSKDVAENVLEGILLSTEKFMKVQYYDVHELASQLEDIVSVMSPHFSSKPGTYYSDALFFLSLGLHRIAPIEQSFAVMFDADTKFRKDIKELFEEFNSFGEQALFGLAPELTPVYRHVLYLYRNKHPNTFFGEPAKSGGYPGYNSGVVLFNLDRLRNSSAYNNIVKKESVDAMTEKYHFKGHLGDQDFYTLLGMERPELIHTIDCGWNRQLCTWWRDRGYADVFGNYSRCDSETKLWHGNCNTPIPDN
- the Xxylt gene encoding xyloside xylosyltransferase isoform X2 — its product is MFSVQTSNGRHWLAHTVPEQESTSTTKSSSFGEDETSNALLEIEKVYYNVWCIFTKVASNSPMKRKFEIFAESLLRLSSVDIVFHVITDDDSKDVAENVLEGILLSTEKFMKVQYYDVHELASQLEDIVSVMSPHFSSKPGTYYSDALFFLSLGLHRIAPIEQSFAVMFDADTKFRKDIKELFEEFNSFGEQALFGLAPELTPVYRHVLYLYRNKHPNTFFGEPAKSGGYPGYNSGVVLFNLDRLRNSSAYNNIVKKESVDAMTEKYHFKGHLGDQDFYTLLGMERPELIHTIDCGWNRQLCTWWRDRGYADVFGNYSRCDSETKLWHGNCNTPIPDN